The Coraliomargarita parva genome contains a region encoding:
- a CDS encoding helix-turn-helix domain-containing protein, with protein MSDKNVISFERGGFHDLRMAYVGSESWKGPDYHWQNEGREGAHAIIQLTRKGRCFIDDSQGRHYVPAGSAFIVEVPSETAYGYVPGDTDPYELDFIAMFGELAIRFVRDLRAFYGPVFELSRRPESLAFFRQIMQKFKHNGFRDRYEESSLLYQFLSSLYREANQAVTRGDSVAACYQRIQSRYREQANINEIALDAGLSREHLARSFQARFGQSPSRMLRELRMREARLILQSGVQDLESVAAAVGFSDVRTLKRYL; from the coding sequence ATGTCTGACAAAAATGTGATCTCGTTTGAGCGGGGCGGATTTCATGACCTGCGCATGGCCTATGTTGGTTCAGAGAGCTGGAAGGGGCCGGATTACCACTGGCAGAATGAGGGCCGGGAGGGGGCGCATGCGATCATCCAGCTCACTCGAAAGGGGCGCTGCTTCATCGACGACTCACAGGGCCGCCACTATGTGCCTGCCGGTTCGGCCTTTATTGTCGAGGTGCCAAGTGAGACGGCTTACGGCTATGTGCCGGGAGATACCGATCCCTATGAATTGGATTTCATTGCCATGTTTGGGGAGCTGGCGATCCGGTTTGTACGTGATTTAAGGGCATTCTACGGACCGGTGTTCGAGCTGTCCCGGCGTCCGGAGAGCTTGGCTTTTTTTCGTCAGATCATGCAGAAGTTCAAGCACAACGGATTTCGTGACCGCTATGAAGAATCCTCTCTACTCTATCAGTTCCTGAGCTCGTTGTATCGTGAGGCGAACCAAGCGGTGACGCGCGGGGATTCGGTGGCTGCATGCTACCAGCGGATCCAAAGCCGCTACCGGGAGCAGGCGAATATCAACGAGATCGCGTTGGATGCCGGGCTGTCGCGGGAGCATCTGGCCCGGAGTTTCCAAGCGCGGTTCGGGCAGTCGCCTTCACGTATGCTGCGCGAGCTACGGATGCGTGAAGCACGCTTGATTCTTCAATCGGGGGTGCAGGACTTGGAGTCGGTTGCCGCAGCCGTGGGTTTCTCGGATGTGCGTACCTTGAAGCGCTACCTCTGA
- a CDS encoding YhbY family RNA-binding protein, with amino-acid sequence MNPTPLTSAEKKELRGLAQRLKPHVHIGQKGLSESVLKEIDTALAKNGLIKIRFEGDRNIIKEYCQAIPEKLGCEYAGGVGKTGVFFREMPEES; translated from the coding sequence ATGAATCCAACGCCCCTCACCAGTGCCGAAAAGAAAGAACTCCGTGGCCTCGCCCAGCGCTTGAAGCCGCATGTACATATCGGGCAGAAGGGCTTGAGTGAGAGTGTACTGAAGGAAATCGATACCGCACTGGCCAAGAACGGCTTGATCAAGATCCGCTTCGAGGGCGACCGGAACATCATCAAGGAATACTGTCAGGCCATTCCCGAAAAGCTCGGCTGTGAATATGCCGGCGGCGTGGGTAAAACCGGTGTCTTCTTCCGGGAGATGCCGGAAGAGAGCTGA
- a CDS encoding sulfotransferase domain-containing protein has product MQSFAHRLLGKIRKRSTAPEPKRTSVRTTEEGFMPLAPELKARIPRQAHLIISYPRSGSRWLLCPLLPALVTPSERSQQYFDITLQSQISEAQQIPDIPATGSHAFYRANALPDILPADCTPVIRTHHDRAFYQPAGPRIVYPVRRFPAVLASYWIFQKGAKAPLTGKAFRQFAAQCEREWRAHVEAALHYQAKQPDRILIVIYGETRPFSAEQLKTIAAWVNIDCSDRRIATVLERFDHMLHGLNRVTAGPLRRGTNQNARTCLPRDLYEAYAEANEALFLQAAATSTSQSGPVVVSVA; this is encoded by the coding sequence ATGCAGTCATTCGCCCATCGCTTGCTCGGAAAAATACGAAAGCGTTCCACTGCGCCGGAACCCAAGCGTACCTCTGTTCGGACGACCGAAGAAGGCTTCATGCCACTGGCGCCGGAGCTTAAAGCCCGGATCCCCAGGCAGGCGCATTTGATCATCAGCTATCCGCGGAGCGGTTCGCGCTGGCTGCTTTGCCCGCTCCTCCCCGCACTCGTCACCCCCTCGGAGCGCAGTCAGCAGTATTTTGATATCACCCTGCAGTCCCAGATCTCCGAAGCTCAACAGATCCCCGACATTCCCGCTACCGGATCCCATGCCTTTTACCGGGCTAACGCACTGCCCGACATCCTTCCGGCCGACTGCACCCCGGTCATTCGCACCCATCATGACCGGGCCTTCTATCAGCCCGCCGGCCCGCGTATCGTCTACCCGGTGAGACGCTTCCCCGCCGTGCTCGCCTCCTACTGGATCTTCCAGAAAGGCGCCAAAGCCCCGCTCACAGGTAAAGCCTTCCGGCAATTTGCGGCACAATGCGAGCGCGAATGGCGTGCCCACGTGGAGGCCGCCCTGCACTATCAGGCGAAACAGCCGGACCGGATACTGATCGTCATCTACGGGGAGACACGCCCGTTCTCGGCTGAGCAGTTAAAAACCATCGCCGCATGGGTCAACATTGACTGCTCGGATCGAAGGATCGCCACGGTCCTCGAACGCTTCGACCACATGCTCCACGGATTGAACCGCGTAACTGCCGGCCCTCTGCGCCGTGGCACCAATCAAAATGCGAGGACTTGCCTCCCCCGTGACCTCTATGAAGCTTATGCCGAAGCCAACGAAGCGCTTTTCCTTCAGGCAGCCGCAACCTCGACCAGTCAAAGCGGCCCTGTCGTGGTGTCGGTGGCCTGA
- the thrS gene encoding threonine--tRNA ligase, with protein MKDMSPLEELRHSCSHVLATAVLRLHPETQLDIGPPTENGFYYDIDLDKKLDASDLEALEAEMKKVIKENQKFERIECSREEAVEKIKAIGQERYKLGRLDDIPAGEAISFYQNGEFIDLCAGTHVNYTKKIKAFKLLNIAGAYHRGDENNKQLQRIYGTAFASKEELEQYLERLEQAKARDHRKLGKELKLFHIDDAVGSGMILWTPNGAVIRTELQNFIAEELRKTGYDQVFTPHIGKLGLYRTSGHFPYYKESQFPPIVEPGTVEELAHQGCSCADLSNKLDSGEIDGYLLKPMNCPMHIKIFASQPHSYRDLPVRLAEFGTVYRWEQSGELNGMTRVRGFTQDDAHLFCTEDQIGAEIAGCLDLVKLVFNTLGMSDYRVRIGLRDPDSSKYVGEAEKWDRAENALREAAKTLGVNFVEEPGEAAFYGPKIDFVVKDVIGREWQLGTVQVDYNLPERFDLHYIGADNEKHRPVMIHRAPFGSMERFCGVLIEHFAGNFPTWLAPEQVRILPMNDDLVPQAREIEALLKAAKIRVTVDAVADKLGAKIRKCHVDKVPHFLVLGKREAEEGKVAVNSRANKALEGTKPVGEFLTELLENIASKTLPDPKD; from the coding sequence ATGAAAGACATGTCTCCACTTGAGGAACTCCGACACTCCTGCTCGCACGTGCTGGCCACTGCGGTTCTCCGTCTGCACCCGGAAACCCAGCTCGATATCGGACCTCCCACCGAGAATGGCTTCTACTACGACATCGATCTGGACAAGAAACTCGATGCCTCCGACCTCGAGGCCCTCGAGGCCGAGATGAAGAAGGTCATCAAGGAAAACCAGAAATTCGAGCGTATCGAATGCTCCCGCGAGGAAGCGGTCGAAAAGATCAAGGCGATCGGACAGGAGCGCTATAAGCTCGGCCGTCTGGACGACATTCCGGCGGGCGAAGCCATCAGTTTCTACCAGAACGGTGAGTTCATCGACCTCTGCGCCGGGACACACGTCAACTACACCAAGAAGATCAAGGCCTTCAAGCTGCTCAACATCGCCGGGGCCTATCACCGCGGGGACGAGAACAACAAGCAGCTCCAACGCATCTACGGCACCGCCTTCGCCAGCAAGGAGGAACTCGAGCAGTATCTGGAACGCCTCGAGCAAGCCAAGGCCCGTGACCACCGCAAGCTCGGCAAGGAGCTGAAGCTCTTCCATATCGATGACGCGGTCGGTTCCGGCATGATCCTCTGGACTCCGAACGGAGCGGTCATCCGTACCGAACTGCAGAATTTCATCGCCGAAGAACTGCGCAAGACCGGCTACGACCAGGTCTTCACGCCGCACATCGGCAAGCTCGGACTCTACCGCACCTCCGGACACTTCCCCTACTACAAGGAGTCGCAGTTCCCTCCCATCGTCGAGCCCGGCACGGTCGAGGAACTCGCACACCAGGGCTGCTCCTGCGCGGACCTGTCCAACAAGCTCGATTCGGGTGAGATCGACGGCTACCTGCTCAAGCCGATGAACTGCCCGATGCACATCAAGATCTTCGCCAGCCAGCCCCACTCCTACCGCGACCTTCCGGTCCGCCTCGCGGAGTTCGGCACGGTCTACCGCTGGGAGCAATCCGGCGAGCTGAACGGCATGACCCGTGTACGCGGCTTCACCCAGGACGACGCCCACCTCTTCTGCACCGAAGATCAAATCGGAGCCGAAATCGCCGGCTGCCTTGACCTGGTCAAGCTGGTCTTCAACACACTCGGCATGAGTGACTACCGTGTGCGCATCGGTCTCCGCGACCCCGACTCCTCCAAGTATGTCGGCGAGGCCGAAAAGTGGGACCGCGCGGAAAACGCCCTGCGCGAAGCCGCCAAGACCCTCGGCGTGAACTTTGTCGAAGAGCCCGGCGAGGCCGCTTTCTACGGTCCGAAGATCGACTTCGTGGTCAAGGACGTCATCGGCCGCGAATGGCAACTCGGTACCGTGCAGGTCGACTACAACCTGCCCGAGCGCTTCGATCTCCACTATATCGGAGCCGACAATGAGAAGCACCGCCCGGTCATGATCCACCGCGCCCCCTTCGGCTCGATGGAACGCTTCTGCGGCGTCCTCATTGAGCACTTCGCCGGCAACTTCCCGACCTGGCTCGCTCCGGAACAGGTGCGCATCCTGCCGATGAACGATGACCTGGTGCCTCAGGCACGCGAAATCGAAGCCCTGCTCAAGGCCGCCAAGATCCGCGTGACCGTCGATGCCGTGGCCGACAAACTCGGCGCCAAGATCCGCAAGTGCCACGTCGACAAGGTCCCGCACTTCCTCGTCCTGGGTAAGCGCGAGGCCGAAGAAGGCAAGGTTGCAGTCAACTCACGCGCCAACAAGGCACTGGAAGGCACCAAGCCGGTCGGCGAGTTCCTCACTGAGCTGCTCGAAAACATCGCGTCCAAGACCCTCCCGGATCCCAAGGATTAA